One window of the Betta splendens chromosome 21, fBetSpl5.4, whole genome shotgun sequence genome contains the following:
- the rbm44 gene encoding RNA-binding protein 44 isoform X1 has protein sequence MIVLFQTMWHGCPWGSVYGGADPVPFYANGYVFALVPAPRMPLRHNALTLSPNPGLRCPDDVIKKKVSVSTEETRRLLLDRRLFDLVDAHPYLELTDPKLLGWYLGLSAEDRTIIQADGGLQNFLLRHPALELTPHHVYVKARRAHKAPRSILPRQNLSTNGMSPTVQELNVYSNNMWKNSAVSDPTNRQDGSQKQPCEDPGIPGSFCLDTVLERCRPSRKSEHRSFRLVTQDQTPNFSEVHPSQSEWSTIKNTSLTELSSSDYLRTTENGTKKEIQDCQVYNEGTINTANVGSSQGRDICTILDEDKSILVCVTSDDQKTYSGTVSPNGETLAPRSELLDGGQSLNNSCSEEKGPFPLPRVSCDTESAQCVSAFTQTNDPVSSDKQINTEICMADVDYVAVEFLRLKKTEEKVKNKCDCMQRAQQAELSLLSLQYRMCRQHCWSLHCAAAGGNQGSADGKQHCPVDPPADISAVLNKLESDYNELSGRILEGVPLEQLKPLSVNCGKITPAPYIPAQVIASMQGSVPQPPQDLQRNRTPTNDSQRETKEVTQQNSSAKRAVPVVPQASGALCDAQTLADTQTASTTLMTELTRCHLDLEAGELGSPGGTEAMCQVMKDQSFGAWNVVLTLILLHVEIV, from the exons atgattgtactatttcagaCAATGTGGCACGGCTGTCCGTGGGGTAGTGTCTACGGCGGGGCCGATCCCGTACCGTTCTATGCTAACGGCTATGTGTTCGCCTTGGTGCCGGCGCCTCGGATGCCCTTGCGTCACAACGCGCTGACTCTGAGTCCAAACCCAGGACTCAGGTGTCCGGAcgatgtgattaaaaaaaagg TTTCTGTGTCAACAGAAGAGACCAGGAGGCTCCTCTTGGACAG GCGTTTGTTTGATTTGGTGGATGCTCATCCTTATCTTGAACTAACTGACCCCAAGTTGCTGGGCTGGTACCTTGGTTTGTCTGCAGAGGACAGGACGATCATCCAAG CTGACGGAGGACTTCAAAACTTTCTACTAAGACATCCTGCCTTAGAACTGACTCCGCATCACGTTTATGTCAAGG CTAGAAGGGCTCATAAAGCACCCAG ATCTATTTTGCCAAGACAGAACCTGAGCACTAAtg GAATGTCCCCTACAGTGCAAGAGTTGAACGTCTACAGCAATAATATGTGGAAAAATTCAGCTGTATCAGACCCTACGAACAGACAGGATGGGTCACAGAAACAGCCATGTGAG GATCCAGGAATCCCAGGAAGCTTCTGTCTGGACACGGTGCTGGAGAGGTGCAGACCAAGCAGAAAGTCTGAGCACAGGAGCTTTAGGTTAGTGACCCAAGATCAGACGCCCAACTTCAGCGAGGTCCATCCATCACA GTCTGAATGGTCAACAATTAAAAACACGTCTCTTACTGAGCTCTCCAGTTCTGACTATCTCAGAACTACAGAAAATGGCACAAAGAAAGAGATTCAGGATTGTCAGGTCTATAATGAGGGCACCATTAACACAGCTAATGTAGGCTCGAGTCAGGGGAGGGACATTTGTACCATATTGGATGAAGACAAGAGCATCCTTGTTTGTGTTACCAGCGATGATCAGAAAACGTACTCGGGTACAGTCTCTCCAAATGGTGAAACACTAGCACCCAGGAGTGAGCTCTTAGACGGCGGTCAGTCTCtcaacaacagctgctctgagGAAAAAGGCCCTTTTCCGCTGCCTCGTGTTTCCTGTGACACAGAgtctgcacagtgtgtgtcagcTTTCACCCAAACCAATGATCCAGTATCATCAGACAAGCAAATCAATACTGAAATCTGCATGGCAGATGTGGACTACGTTGCTGTG GAATTTCTCAGGCTCAAGAAAACTGAAGAGAAAGTGAAGAATAAATGTGACTGCATGCAGCGCGCTCAACAAGCCGAGCTGTCTCTGCTGAGCCTGCAGTACCGCATGTGCAGACAGCATTGTTGGAGTCTCCACTGCGCCGCGGCTGGTGGAAACCAGGGCAGCGCTGATGGGAAGCAACATTG TCCAGTGGACCCTCCTGCAGACATCAGTGCTGTtttgaacaaactggaatctgacTATAATGAGCTAAGTGGTAGGATCCTGGAAGGGGTTCCTCTAGAGCAACTGAAGCCTCTGTCAGTCAACTGTGGGAAGATAACCCCAGCGCCTTACATTCCTGCACAG GTCATCGCCAGCATGCAAGGAAGTGTTCCTCA ACCGCCCCAGGatctgcagaggaacagaacACCAACAAATGACTCCCAG AGAGAAACCAAAGAGGTTACCCAGCAGAACAGCTCGGCCAAGAGAGCAGTCCCTGTCGTTCCTCAGGCGAGTGGAGCTCTGTGTGATGCACAGACACTGGCAGACACTCAGACGG CGTCCACAACTCTGATGACTGAGCTGACACGGTGCCATCTGGACCTGGAGGCAGGAGAACTTGGGAGTCCGGGTGGAACTGAGGCCATGTGCCAAGTTATGAAGGATCAGTCCTTTGGTGCCTGGAATGTTGTGTTAACATTAATTTTGTTGCATGTTGAAATAGTTTGA
- the rbm44 gene encoding RNA-binding protein 44 isoform X6 codes for MIVLFQTMWHGCPWGSVYGGADPVPFYANGYVFALVPAPRMPLRHNALTLSPNPGLRCPDDVIKKKVSVSTEETRRLLLDRRLFDLVDAHPYLELTDPKLLGWYLGLSAEDRTIIQVQELNVYSNNMWKNSAVSDPTNRQDGSQKQPCEDPGIPGSFCLDTVLERCRPSRKSEHRSFRLVTQDQTPNFSEVHPSQSEWSTIKNTSLTELSSSDYLRTTENGTKKEIQDCQVYNEGTINTANVGSSQGRDICTILDEDKSILVCVTSDDQKTYSGTVSPNGETLAPRSELLDGGQSLNNSCSEEKGPFPLPRVSCDTESAQCVSAFTQTNDPVSSDKQINTEICMADVDYVAVEFLRLKKTEEKVKNKCDCMQRAQQAELSLLSLQYRMCRQHCWSLHCAAAGGNQGSADGKQHCPVDPPADISAVLNKLESDYNELSGRILEGVPLEQLKPLSVNCGKITPAPYIPAQVIASMQGSVPQPPQDLQRNRTPTNDSQRETKEVTQQNSSAKRAVPVVPQASGALCDAQTLADTQTASTTLMTELTRCHLDLEAGELGSPGGTEAMCQVMKDQSFGAWNVVLTLILLHVEIV; via the exons atgattgtactatttcagaCAATGTGGCACGGCTGTCCGTGGGGTAGTGTCTACGGCGGGGCCGATCCCGTACCGTTCTATGCTAACGGCTATGTGTTCGCCTTGGTGCCGGCGCCTCGGATGCCCTTGCGTCACAACGCGCTGACTCTGAGTCCAAACCCAGGACTCAGGTGTCCGGAcgatgtgattaaaaaaaagg TTTCTGTGTCAACAGAAGAGACCAGGAGGCTCCTCTTGGACAG GCGTTTGTTTGATTTGGTGGATGCTCATCCTTATCTTGAACTAACTGACCCCAAGTTGCTGGGCTGGTACCTTGGTTTGTCTGCAGAGGACAGGACGATCATCCAAG TGCAAGAGTTGAACGTCTACAGCAATAATATGTGGAAAAATTCAGCTGTATCAGACCCTACGAACAGACAGGATGGGTCACAGAAACAGCCATGTGAG GATCCAGGAATCCCAGGAAGCTTCTGTCTGGACACGGTGCTGGAGAGGTGCAGACCAAGCAGAAAGTCTGAGCACAGGAGCTTTAGGTTAGTGACCCAAGATCAGACGCCCAACTTCAGCGAGGTCCATCCATCACA GTCTGAATGGTCAACAATTAAAAACACGTCTCTTACTGAGCTCTCCAGTTCTGACTATCTCAGAACTACAGAAAATGGCACAAAGAAAGAGATTCAGGATTGTCAGGTCTATAATGAGGGCACCATTAACACAGCTAATGTAGGCTCGAGTCAGGGGAGGGACATTTGTACCATATTGGATGAAGACAAGAGCATCCTTGTTTGTGTTACCAGCGATGATCAGAAAACGTACTCGGGTACAGTCTCTCCAAATGGTGAAACACTAGCACCCAGGAGTGAGCTCTTAGACGGCGGTCAGTCTCtcaacaacagctgctctgagGAAAAAGGCCCTTTTCCGCTGCCTCGTGTTTCCTGTGACACAGAgtctgcacagtgtgtgtcagcTTTCACCCAAACCAATGATCCAGTATCATCAGACAAGCAAATCAATACTGAAATCTGCATGGCAGATGTGGACTACGTTGCTGTG GAATTTCTCAGGCTCAAGAAAACTGAAGAGAAAGTGAAGAATAAATGTGACTGCATGCAGCGCGCTCAACAAGCCGAGCTGTCTCTGCTGAGCCTGCAGTACCGCATGTGCAGACAGCATTGTTGGAGTCTCCACTGCGCCGCGGCTGGTGGAAACCAGGGCAGCGCTGATGGGAAGCAACATTG TCCAGTGGACCCTCCTGCAGACATCAGTGCTGTtttgaacaaactggaatctgacTATAATGAGCTAAGTGGTAGGATCCTGGAAGGGGTTCCTCTAGAGCAACTGAAGCCTCTGTCAGTCAACTGTGGGAAGATAACCCCAGCGCCTTACATTCCTGCACAG GTCATCGCCAGCATGCAAGGAAGTGTTCCTCA ACCGCCCCAGGatctgcagaggaacagaacACCAACAAATGACTCCCAG AGAGAAACCAAAGAGGTTACCCAGCAGAACAGCTCGGCCAAGAGAGCAGTCCCTGTCGTTCCTCAGGCGAGTGGAGCTCTGTGTGATGCACAGACACTGGCAGACACTCAGACGG CGTCCACAACTCTGATGACTGAGCTGACACGGTGCCATCTGGACCTGGAGGCAGGAGAACTTGGGAGTCCGGGTGGAACTGAGGCCATGTGCCAAGTTATGAAGGATCAGTCCTTTGGTGCCTGGAATGTTGTGTTAACATTAATTTTGTTGCATGTTGAAATAGTTTGA
- the rbm44 gene encoding RNA-binding protein 44 isoform X4: MIVLFQTMWHGCPWGSVYGGADPVPFYANGYVFALVPAPRMPLRHNALTLSPNPGLRCPDDVIKKKVSVSTEETRRLLLDRRLFDLVDAHPYLELTDPKLLGWYLGLSAEDRTIIQADGGLQNFLLRHPALELTPHHVYVKGMSPTVQELNVYSNNMWKNSAVSDPTNRQDGSQKQPCEDPGIPGSFCLDTVLERCRPSRKSEHRSFRLVTQDQTPNFSEVHPSQSEWSTIKNTSLTELSSSDYLRTTENGTKKEIQDCQVYNEGTINTANVGSSQGRDICTILDEDKSILVCVTSDDQKTYSGTVSPNGETLAPRSELLDGGQSLNNSCSEEKGPFPLPRVSCDTESAQCVSAFTQTNDPVSSDKQINTEICMADVDYVAVEFLRLKKTEEKVKNKCDCMQRAQQAELSLLSLQYRMCRQHCWSLHCAAAGGNQGSADGKQHCPVDPPADISAVLNKLESDYNELSGRILEGVPLEQLKPLSVNCGKITPAPYIPAQVIASMQGSVPQPPQDLQRNRTPTNDSQRETKEVTQQNSSAKRAVPVVPQASGALCDAQTLADTQTASTTLMTELTRCHLDLEAGELGSPGGTEAMCQVMKDQSFGAWNVVLTLILLHVEIV; the protein is encoded by the exons atgattgtactatttcagaCAATGTGGCACGGCTGTCCGTGGGGTAGTGTCTACGGCGGGGCCGATCCCGTACCGTTCTATGCTAACGGCTATGTGTTCGCCTTGGTGCCGGCGCCTCGGATGCCCTTGCGTCACAACGCGCTGACTCTGAGTCCAAACCCAGGACTCAGGTGTCCGGAcgatgtgattaaaaaaaagg TTTCTGTGTCAACAGAAGAGACCAGGAGGCTCCTCTTGGACAG GCGTTTGTTTGATTTGGTGGATGCTCATCCTTATCTTGAACTAACTGACCCCAAGTTGCTGGGCTGGTACCTTGGTTTGTCTGCAGAGGACAGGACGATCATCCAAG CTGACGGAGGACTTCAAAACTTTCTACTAAGACATCCTGCCTTAGAACTGACTCCGCATCACGTTTATGTCAAGG GAATGTCCCCTACAGTGCAAGAGTTGAACGTCTACAGCAATAATATGTGGAAAAATTCAGCTGTATCAGACCCTACGAACAGACAGGATGGGTCACAGAAACAGCCATGTGAG GATCCAGGAATCCCAGGAAGCTTCTGTCTGGACACGGTGCTGGAGAGGTGCAGACCAAGCAGAAAGTCTGAGCACAGGAGCTTTAGGTTAGTGACCCAAGATCAGACGCCCAACTTCAGCGAGGTCCATCCATCACA GTCTGAATGGTCAACAATTAAAAACACGTCTCTTACTGAGCTCTCCAGTTCTGACTATCTCAGAACTACAGAAAATGGCACAAAGAAAGAGATTCAGGATTGTCAGGTCTATAATGAGGGCACCATTAACACAGCTAATGTAGGCTCGAGTCAGGGGAGGGACATTTGTACCATATTGGATGAAGACAAGAGCATCCTTGTTTGTGTTACCAGCGATGATCAGAAAACGTACTCGGGTACAGTCTCTCCAAATGGTGAAACACTAGCACCCAGGAGTGAGCTCTTAGACGGCGGTCAGTCTCtcaacaacagctgctctgagGAAAAAGGCCCTTTTCCGCTGCCTCGTGTTTCCTGTGACACAGAgtctgcacagtgtgtgtcagcTTTCACCCAAACCAATGATCCAGTATCATCAGACAAGCAAATCAATACTGAAATCTGCATGGCAGATGTGGACTACGTTGCTGTG GAATTTCTCAGGCTCAAGAAAACTGAAGAGAAAGTGAAGAATAAATGTGACTGCATGCAGCGCGCTCAACAAGCCGAGCTGTCTCTGCTGAGCCTGCAGTACCGCATGTGCAGACAGCATTGTTGGAGTCTCCACTGCGCCGCGGCTGGTGGAAACCAGGGCAGCGCTGATGGGAAGCAACATTG TCCAGTGGACCCTCCTGCAGACATCAGTGCTGTtttgaacaaactggaatctgacTATAATGAGCTAAGTGGTAGGATCCTGGAAGGGGTTCCTCTAGAGCAACTGAAGCCTCTGTCAGTCAACTGTGGGAAGATAACCCCAGCGCCTTACATTCCTGCACAG GTCATCGCCAGCATGCAAGGAAGTGTTCCTCA ACCGCCCCAGGatctgcagaggaacagaacACCAACAAATGACTCCCAG AGAGAAACCAAAGAGGTTACCCAGCAGAACAGCTCGGCCAAGAGAGCAGTCCCTGTCGTTCCTCAGGCGAGTGGAGCTCTGTGTGATGCACAGACACTGGCAGACACTCAGACGG CGTCCACAACTCTGATGACTGAGCTGACACGGTGCCATCTGGACCTGGAGGCAGGAGAACTTGGGAGTCCGGGTGGAACTGAGGCCATGTGCCAAGTTATGAAGGATCAGTCCTTTGGTGCCTGGAATGTTGTGTTAACATTAATTTTGTTGCATGTTGAAATAGTTTGA
- the rbm44 gene encoding RNA-binding protein 44 isoform X7, protein MIVLFQTMWHGCPWGSVYGGADPVPFYANGYVFALVPAPRMPLRHNALTLSPNPGLRCPDDVIKKKVSVSTEETRRLLLDRRLFDLVDAHPYLELTDPKLLGWYLGLSAEDRTIIQADGGLQNFLLRHPALELTPHHVYVKARRAHKAPRSILPRQNLSTNGMSPTVQELNVYSNNMWKNSAVSDPTNRQDGSQKQPCEDPGIPGSFCLDTVLERCRPSRKSEHRSFRLVTQDQTPNFSEVHPSQSEWSTIKNTSLTELSSSDYLRTTENGTKKEIQDCQVYNEGTINTANVGSSQGRDICTILDEDKSILVCVTSDDQKTYSGTVSPNGETLAPRSELLDGGQSLNNSCSEEKGPFPLPRVSCDTESAQCVSAFTQTNDPVSSDKQINTEICMADVDYVAVEFLRLKKTEEKVKNKCDCMQRAQQAELSLLSLQYRMCRQHCWSLHCAAAGGNQGSADGKQHCPVDPPADISAVLNKLESDYNELSGRILEGVPLEQLKPLSVNCGKITPAPYIPAQVIASMQGSVPQPPQDLQRNRTPTNDSQRETKEVTQQNSSAKRAVPVVPQASGALCDAQTLADTQTVD, encoded by the exons atgattgtactatttcagaCAATGTGGCACGGCTGTCCGTGGGGTAGTGTCTACGGCGGGGCCGATCCCGTACCGTTCTATGCTAACGGCTATGTGTTCGCCTTGGTGCCGGCGCCTCGGATGCCCTTGCGTCACAACGCGCTGACTCTGAGTCCAAACCCAGGACTCAGGTGTCCGGAcgatgtgattaaaaaaaagg TTTCTGTGTCAACAGAAGAGACCAGGAGGCTCCTCTTGGACAG GCGTTTGTTTGATTTGGTGGATGCTCATCCTTATCTTGAACTAACTGACCCCAAGTTGCTGGGCTGGTACCTTGGTTTGTCTGCAGAGGACAGGACGATCATCCAAG CTGACGGAGGACTTCAAAACTTTCTACTAAGACATCCTGCCTTAGAACTGACTCCGCATCACGTTTATGTCAAGG CTAGAAGGGCTCATAAAGCACCCAG ATCTATTTTGCCAAGACAGAACCTGAGCACTAAtg GAATGTCCCCTACAGTGCAAGAGTTGAACGTCTACAGCAATAATATGTGGAAAAATTCAGCTGTATCAGACCCTACGAACAGACAGGATGGGTCACAGAAACAGCCATGTGAG GATCCAGGAATCCCAGGAAGCTTCTGTCTGGACACGGTGCTGGAGAGGTGCAGACCAAGCAGAAAGTCTGAGCACAGGAGCTTTAGGTTAGTGACCCAAGATCAGACGCCCAACTTCAGCGAGGTCCATCCATCACA GTCTGAATGGTCAACAATTAAAAACACGTCTCTTACTGAGCTCTCCAGTTCTGACTATCTCAGAACTACAGAAAATGGCACAAAGAAAGAGATTCAGGATTGTCAGGTCTATAATGAGGGCACCATTAACACAGCTAATGTAGGCTCGAGTCAGGGGAGGGACATTTGTACCATATTGGATGAAGACAAGAGCATCCTTGTTTGTGTTACCAGCGATGATCAGAAAACGTACTCGGGTACAGTCTCTCCAAATGGTGAAACACTAGCACCCAGGAGTGAGCTCTTAGACGGCGGTCAGTCTCtcaacaacagctgctctgagGAAAAAGGCCCTTTTCCGCTGCCTCGTGTTTCCTGTGACACAGAgtctgcacagtgtgtgtcagcTTTCACCCAAACCAATGATCCAGTATCATCAGACAAGCAAATCAATACTGAAATCTGCATGGCAGATGTGGACTACGTTGCTGTG GAATTTCTCAGGCTCAAGAAAACTGAAGAGAAAGTGAAGAATAAATGTGACTGCATGCAGCGCGCTCAACAAGCCGAGCTGTCTCTGCTGAGCCTGCAGTACCGCATGTGCAGACAGCATTGTTGGAGTCTCCACTGCGCCGCGGCTGGTGGAAACCAGGGCAGCGCTGATGGGAAGCAACATTG TCCAGTGGACCCTCCTGCAGACATCAGTGCTGTtttgaacaaactggaatctgacTATAATGAGCTAAGTGGTAGGATCCTGGAAGGGGTTCCTCTAGAGCAACTGAAGCCTCTGTCAGTCAACTGTGGGAAGATAACCCCAGCGCCTTACATTCCTGCACAG GTCATCGCCAGCATGCAAGGAAGTGTTCCTCA ACCGCCCCAGGatctgcagaggaacagaacACCAACAAATGACTCCCAG AGAGAAACCAAAGAGGTTACCCAGCAGAACAGCTCGGCCAAGAGAGCAGTCCCTGTCGTTCCTCAGGCGAGTGGAGCTCTGTGTGATGCACAGACACTGGCAGACACTCAGACGG TTGACTGA
- the rbm44 gene encoding RNA-binding protein 44 isoform X5 gives MIVLFQTMWHGCPWGSVYGGADPVPFYANGYVFALVPAPRMPLRHNALTLSPNPGLRCPDDVIKKKVSVSTEETRRLLLDRRLFDLVDAHPYLELTDPKLLGWYLGLSAEDRTIIQADGGLQNFLLRHPALELTPHHVYVKVQELNVYSNNMWKNSAVSDPTNRQDGSQKQPCEDPGIPGSFCLDTVLERCRPSRKSEHRSFRLVTQDQTPNFSEVHPSQSEWSTIKNTSLTELSSSDYLRTTENGTKKEIQDCQVYNEGTINTANVGSSQGRDICTILDEDKSILVCVTSDDQKTYSGTVSPNGETLAPRSELLDGGQSLNNSCSEEKGPFPLPRVSCDTESAQCVSAFTQTNDPVSSDKQINTEICMADVDYVAVEFLRLKKTEEKVKNKCDCMQRAQQAELSLLSLQYRMCRQHCWSLHCAAAGGNQGSADGKQHCPVDPPADISAVLNKLESDYNELSGRILEGVPLEQLKPLSVNCGKITPAPYIPAQVIASMQGSVPQPPQDLQRNRTPTNDSQRETKEVTQQNSSAKRAVPVVPQASGALCDAQTLADTQTASTTLMTELTRCHLDLEAGELGSPGGTEAMCQVMKDQSFGAWNVVLTLILLHVEIV, from the exons atgattgtactatttcagaCAATGTGGCACGGCTGTCCGTGGGGTAGTGTCTACGGCGGGGCCGATCCCGTACCGTTCTATGCTAACGGCTATGTGTTCGCCTTGGTGCCGGCGCCTCGGATGCCCTTGCGTCACAACGCGCTGACTCTGAGTCCAAACCCAGGACTCAGGTGTCCGGAcgatgtgattaaaaaaaagg TTTCTGTGTCAACAGAAGAGACCAGGAGGCTCCTCTTGGACAG GCGTTTGTTTGATTTGGTGGATGCTCATCCTTATCTTGAACTAACTGACCCCAAGTTGCTGGGCTGGTACCTTGGTTTGTCTGCAGAGGACAGGACGATCATCCAAG CTGACGGAGGACTTCAAAACTTTCTACTAAGACATCCTGCCTTAGAACTGACTCCGCATCACGTTTATGTCAAGG TGCAAGAGTTGAACGTCTACAGCAATAATATGTGGAAAAATTCAGCTGTATCAGACCCTACGAACAGACAGGATGGGTCACAGAAACAGCCATGTGAG GATCCAGGAATCCCAGGAAGCTTCTGTCTGGACACGGTGCTGGAGAGGTGCAGACCAAGCAGAAAGTCTGAGCACAGGAGCTTTAGGTTAGTGACCCAAGATCAGACGCCCAACTTCAGCGAGGTCCATCCATCACA GTCTGAATGGTCAACAATTAAAAACACGTCTCTTACTGAGCTCTCCAGTTCTGACTATCTCAGAACTACAGAAAATGGCACAAAGAAAGAGATTCAGGATTGTCAGGTCTATAATGAGGGCACCATTAACACAGCTAATGTAGGCTCGAGTCAGGGGAGGGACATTTGTACCATATTGGATGAAGACAAGAGCATCCTTGTTTGTGTTACCAGCGATGATCAGAAAACGTACTCGGGTACAGTCTCTCCAAATGGTGAAACACTAGCACCCAGGAGTGAGCTCTTAGACGGCGGTCAGTCTCtcaacaacagctgctctgagGAAAAAGGCCCTTTTCCGCTGCCTCGTGTTTCCTGTGACACAGAgtctgcacagtgtgtgtcagcTTTCACCCAAACCAATGATCCAGTATCATCAGACAAGCAAATCAATACTGAAATCTGCATGGCAGATGTGGACTACGTTGCTGTG GAATTTCTCAGGCTCAAGAAAACTGAAGAGAAAGTGAAGAATAAATGTGACTGCATGCAGCGCGCTCAACAAGCCGAGCTGTCTCTGCTGAGCCTGCAGTACCGCATGTGCAGACAGCATTGTTGGAGTCTCCACTGCGCCGCGGCTGGTGGAAACCAGGGCAGCGCTGATGGGAAGCAACATTG TCCAGTGGACCCTCCTGCAGACATCAGTGCTGTtttgaacaaactggaatctgacTATAATGAGCTAAGTGGTAGGATCCTGGAAGGGGTTCCTCTAGAGCAACTGAAGCCTCTGTCAGTCAACTGTGGGAAGATAACCCCAGCGCCTTACATTCCTGCACAG GTCATCGCCAGCATGCAAGGAAGTGTTCCTCA ACCGCCCCAGGatctgcagaggaacagaacACCAACAAATGACTCCCAG AGAGAAACCAAAGAGGTTACCCAGCAGAACAGCTCGGCCAAGAGAGCAGTCCCTGTCGTTCCTCAGGCGAGTGGAGCTCTGTGTGATGCACAGACACTGGCAGACACTCAGACGG CGTCCACAACTCTGATGACTGAGCTGACACGGTGCCATCTGGACCTGGAGGCAGGAGAACTTGGGAGTCCGGGTGGAACTGAGGCCATGTGCCAAGTTATGAAGGATCAGTCCTTTGGTGCCTGGAATGTTGTGTTAACATTAATTTTGTTGCATGTTGAAATAGTTTGA